The following proteins are co-located in the Pseudomonas sp. ATCC 13867 genome:
- the prmA gene encoding 50S ribosomal protein L11 methyltransferase, with amino-acid sequence MPWLQVRLAITPDQAETYEDALLEVGAVSVTFMDAEDQPIFEPDLGTTPLWSHTHLLALFEADTDEAALLAHLTLLTGGELPQHQIERIEDQDWERSWMDNFKPMRFGRRLWIVPSWHDAPEPDAVNLLLDPGLAFGTGTHPTTSLCLQWLDSQELAGQYVLDFGCGSGILAIAALLLGAERAAGTDIDPQALEASRDNASRNGIDPARFPVYLPADLPKEPADVLVANILAGPLVTLAEQLTGLVKPGGRLALSGILAEQAEEVRAAYAGAFDLDPTAEHEGWIRITGRRR; translated from the coding sequence CGTCTCGGTGACCTTCATGGACGCCGAAGACCAGCCGATCTTCGAGCCGGACCTGGGCACCACCCCGCTGTGGAGCCATACCCACCTGCTCGCACTGTTCGAAGCCGATACCGACGAAGCCGCGCTGCTCGCCCACCTCACCCTGCTGACCGGCGGCGAGCTGCCGCAGCACCAGATCGAACGGATCGAGGACCAGGACTGGGAACGCAGCTGGATGGACAACTTCAAGCCGATGCGTTTCGGCCGCCGCCTGTGGATCGTGCCCAGCTGGCACGACGCGCCGGAGCCGGACGCAGTGAACCTGCTGCTCGATCCGGGCCTGGCCTTCGGCACCGGCACCCACCCGACCACCTCGCTCTGCCTACAGTGGCTGGACAGCCAGGAGCTGGCCGGCCAGTACGTACTGGACTTCGGCTGCGGCTCGGGCATCCTCGCCATCGCCGCGCTGCTGCTGGGCGCCGAACGCGCCGCCGGCACCGACATCGACCCGCAGGCGCTGGAAGCCTCCCGCGACAACGCCTCGCGCAACGGCATCGACCCGGCCAGATTCCCCGTCTACCTGCCCGCCGATCTGCCAAAGGAGCCGGCGGACGTCCTGGTAGCGAACATTCTGGCCGGTCCGCTGGTCACATTGGCAGAGCAGCTCACCGGGCTGGTCAAGCCCGGTGGCCGACTGGCCCTCTCGGGCATCCTTGCCGAGCAGGCCGAGGAAGTGCGCGCGGCCTATGCCGGCGCCTTCGACCTCGACCCGACCGCCGAGCACGAAGGCTGGATCCGCATTACCGGTCGCCGCCGCTGA